ATCCACTCTACGACATGTTTAAAGTAAAAGAGCTCAGGATGAAGATCTTTTTTACTCTGGGAATGCTGATAGTATTCAGATTAGGCGCAATCCTGCCCATACCGGGCATTGATGCTTCTGCACTCAGGCTCTATTTTCAGAATCAGGCATCAAGCGGTTCGGCAATGGGAATTACAGAATATCTTGACTTTTTTGCTGGAGGAGCCTTTAAAAACTTCTCTATCTTTATGCTTGGTATAATGCCCTATATTTCCATGTCCATTATCATGCAGCTTCTGCTGCTTGTGTTTCCTCGTTTAAAGAAAATTGCCGAGGAAGATGGCGGTAAAAAGAAAGTTCAGAAACTGATTCGTTACGGAACTGTAGTTGTATGTATCATTCAGTCTTATGCTGTAACCGTATATGCCAGCAGAATCCCTGATGCTATCATCCCGTCCATGTTTGGGTGGAAGTATACCGTTGTTGCCATGTTAACTGTAACAACCGGTACCATGTTCCTGATGTGGATTGGTGAGCAGATCAATGCCAAAGGAATTGGTAATGGTATTTCATTACTGATTTTTGCCGGTATTGTAGCTAGAATGCCTGGTGCATTCAGCATTTTGGGTAAAGAAATCCGTAGTGGAAATCTAAACCCTGTATTTGTAATTTTCGCTCTATTGATGTTTGTGGGTATCATTATGCTGGTGATTTACGAACAACAAGGGCAGAGAAAAATCCCTGTGAATTATGCGAAGAGAGTAGTTGGTCGGAGGATTTATGGTGCACAGAACACCTATATACCCATCAAGATCAACCCCAGCGGTGTAATCCCCGTTATCTTTGCTTCCTCTATTCTGACATTCCCCCTTCAGATAGCTGGTACACTCGGAAGCACTAGTAAAGCTTGGTCACAGGTTGCCAGTTGGCTCAGGCCTAATGGTGGACCTTATCTGGTTTTATATGCACTGTTAATTATCTTTTTTGCTTACTTTTATACCCAGGTTTCTATGAATCCTATTGAAATTGCTAGGCAAATAAGAGAGAATGGCGGTTCAATCCCGGGAATCCGGTCGGAAAACATGGAAGGGTATCTGACAAAGATACTCAACCGTATTGTACTTCCCGGATCAATGTTCCTGGCATTGATAGCTTTGATTCCTTCCTTTATCATTAACCTGTTTGGATTCCCACAGCAGGTTGCCTACTTGATGGGAGGTACTTCGTTGTTGATTATGGTCGGTGTTGACCTTGACACAATGAGTCAGATTGAGGGCCATCTTAAGATGCATCACCATGATGGACTCGTGAAACGAGGGAAACTTAAAACAAGGAATCTTTGAGAGGTATATTATGAAGGTTAGAGCAAGTGTTAAACCTATTTGTGATAAATGTAAGGTTATCAGAAGACGTGGTGTCCTGAGAATCATATGTGAAAACCCTAAGCACAAACAGAGACAGAAGTAGGAGGTCCATAAGTGGCTCGTATTGCAGGTATTGATCTGCCCAACAAGCATGCAGATATTGCATTGACATATATCTTCGGTATAGGTAGAACCTCTGCTAAAGAAATCTGTGCAAAGACAGGTGTAGATCCAGAAAAACGAATCAATGAACTC
Above is a genomic segment from Oceanispirochaeta sp. containing:
- the rpmJ gene encoding 50S ribosomal protein L36 — translated: MKVRASVKPICDKCKVIRRRGVLRIICENPKHKQRQK
- the secY gene encoding preprotein translocase subunit SecY, which encodes MAGNPLYDMFKVKELRMKIFFTLGMLIVFRLGAILPIPGIDASALRLYFQNQASSGSAMGITEYLDFFAGGAFKNFSIFMLGIMPYISMSIIMQLLLLVFPRLKKIAEEDGGKKKVQKLIRYGTVVVCIIQSYAVTVYASRIPDAIIPSMFGWKYTVVAMLTVTTGTMFLMWIGEQINAKGIGNGISLLIFAGIVARMPGAFSILGKEIRSGNLNPVFVIFALLMFVGIIMLVIYEQQGQRKIPVNYAKRVVGRRIYGAQNTYIPIKINPSGVIPVIFASSILTFPLQIAGTLGSTSKAWSQVASWLRPNGGPYLVLYALLIIFFAYFYTQVSMNPIEIARQIRENGGSIPGIRSENMEGYLTKILNRIVLPGSMFLALIALIPSFIINLFGFPQQVAYLMGGTSLLIMVGVDLDTMSQIEGHLKMHHHDGLVKRGKLKTRNL